GTACTCGTTGGGCTGATGGGCCGTCTCATCCGTCGTCATCCAGACGGCAGTCTGTATCCCAGCCCTCCTCAGGTGGGAAGCGCAGGTCCCACCACCTATTCCCATCGGGAACGCTTCCTTTCCTCTGAGCACTCTGATGACCCTCCTCAACCTCTCAACTATATCCGAGCCTGGGTCCGTGAAGGAGGGCTCGCTCCTTCCCACGACGCTCAGTTCGACCTCAACACCGTAGCCCTCGAATGTCCCGCAGATCGACCTGACGGTACTCAAGACCTCATCGAGGTCGTAATCGGGCAGCACCCTGCAGTCGAAGTGGGTGACGTCCTCCCCCGGTATCGTGTTGATGTTCTCCACGTTCAGCTCCCTCTTGGTAGGCTCGAAGGTGCTCCTCGGTGGGTCGAAGAGCTTGTTCTCCTTTGAGAACTTGCAGTGAAGCAAGTCATCGATGGCTAGAGCTAGCTTCATGGCTACTCTATTGGCGTTTATCCCCCTATTGGGAGTGCTGGCGTGAGCTTGCTTCCCCTTAACTCGGAGCCTGAGCCAGAGTATCCCCTTCTCGGCTACCTCCACCATGGTACCCTCGCTGTTCCCGGCGTCAGGCACTAACGCCATATCACCACTGCTGAAGATCCCCTGGGAGAGGAGGTGCTTGATCCCGTGCTCGCTGCCGGTCTCCTCATCGGATACTATAGCTAAGCTCAGTCCGAGCTCGGGTTTCAGCTCCAGCTCTTGAATCGCTTTCAGGGCGTATATCGAGGATATTATGGCTTGGCCGTTATCCTCGGTCCCCCTGCCGTATATCCTACCCTCCTTAACCAAGGGCGAGAAAGGATCGGAGTCCCAACCCGAGCCAGGGGGCACGACGTCCATGTGACTGATCACCCAGATGCTCCTGCTCAGCCTACCCGGGTACCTGACCACCAAGTTGGGCCTTAGCCCCGATGGTACCCTAGCGTCCTCGGAGTCTATCCTCTCGACGTCGAAGCCCATGCCTTCCATGAGCCTCTGCAAGTACTGAGCTTTCCTCAGCTCCCCATCACCGCCGTTCTCGGGGCCTATCCCCTTAAGGGGGATCATCCCCAGCATCGAGGACACCATCTCGTTCCTAAGCTCCTCCAACCTACTGCTAACGTTCGATTGGAGATATCGCCAATGCTTTCTTGTTTGAGTCATATTCTCCTCCTCAGATACACTTTGCCCTTTATCTCGCCTATGAAGTCATAGCCCCTACTCAGGTAGGTTACCAACTCCTCCTCACTCTCAACGGCTACCACATCATAACCAGAACTCTCGTTGAACTCGACTAGCTGCGTGTACCGCATGGTGCTGAGCAGACTCTTATGACCGAGGATCTGCTTTACGCGTAATATGTCCTTCGTCTTAGCGTACTCTGTCGTAGCCTTCCAATGCCTGAAGTCGTGAAGCCTGATGCTAAGGAGCCTAGTGTTGCCGAGCTGTTTAGCCACCCTCCTTCTATAGATCTCATAGGTCCTCCTCATACTCTCGTAGGATGCGCCAAAAATGAGAGGAGCTTCCCTAGGTAACGATTTTAGGGTTGCCATGAGCTTCTCGCTTATTGGTAAGATCCTGGGGTTACTACCCTTTTC
This is a stretch of genomic DNA from Candidatus Korarchaeum sp.. It encodes these proteins:
- a CDS encoding site-specific integrase, which produces RTVINAYDLFLKMHKHNWEKPKVRVKEKLPMIPREDELNTLIDLAPRKLKAFLMLLKETGMRYGEALCLRWEDVDEVRRLVRVTPEKGSNPRILPISEKLMATLKSLPREAPLIFGASYESMRRTYEIYRRRVAKQLGNTRLLSIRLHDFRHWKATTEYAKTKDILRVKQILGHKSLLSTMRYTQLVEFNESSGYDVVAVESEEELVTYLSRGYDFIGEIKGKVYLRRRI
- a CDS encoding M20 family metallo-hydrolase — its product is MTQTRKHWRYLQSNVSSRLEELRNEMVSSMLGMIPLKGIGPENGGDGELRKAQYLQRLMEGMGFDVERIDSEDARVPSGLRPNLVVRYPGRLSRSIWVISHMDVVPPGSGWDSDPFSPLVKEGRIYGRGTEDNGQAIISSIYALKAIQELELKPELGLSLAIVSDEETGSEHGIKHLLSQGIFSSGDMALVPDAGNSEGTMVEVAEKGILWLRLRVKGKQAHASTPNRGINANRVAMKLALAIDDLLHCKFSKENKLFDPPRSTFEPTKRELNVENINTIPGEDVTHFDCRVLPDYDLDEVLSTVRSICGTFEGYGVEVELSVVGRSEPSFTDPGSDIVERLRRVIRVLRGKEAFPMGIGGGTCASHLRRAGIQTAVWMTTDETAHQPNEYCIIRNLVEDAKVIAALPIQDLAGD